A genome region from Rhinopithecus roxellana isolate Shanxi Qingling chromosome 10, ASM756505v1, whole genome shotgun sequence includes the following:
- the CLEC1B gene encoding C-type lectin domain family 1 member B isoform X1, which translates to MQDEDGYVTLNIKTRKPALISVDSASSSWWRVMALILMILCVGMVVGLVALGIWSVMQHNYLQDENENRTGTLQQLAKRFCQYVIKQSELKGAVKGHKCSPCDTNWRYYGDNCYGFFRHNLTWKESKQYCTDLNATLLKIDNHNILEYIKARTGLIRWVGLSRQKSNEVWKWEDGSVLSENMFELLEDGKGNMNCAYFHNGKMHPTFCENKHYLMCERKAGMTKVDQLP; encoded by the exons ATGCAGGATGAAGATGGATACGTCACCTTAAATATTAAAACTCGAAAACCAGCTCTCATCTCTG TTgactctgcttcctcctcctggTGGCGTGTGATGGCTTTGATTCTGATGATCCTGTGTGTGGGGATGGTTGTCGGGCTGGTGGCTCTGGGGATTTGGT CTGTCATGCAGCACAATTACCTACAAGATGAGAATGAAAATCGCACAGGAACTCTACAACAATTAGCAAAGCGTTTCTGCCAATATGTAATAAAACAATCAGAACTAAAGGGCGCTGTCA AAGGTCATAAATGCAGCCCTTGTGACACAAACTGGAGATACTATGGAGATAACTGCTATGGGTTCTTCAGGCACAACTTAACATGGAAAGAGAGTAAGCAGTACTGCACTGACTTGAATGCTACTCTACTGAAGATTGACAACCATAACATTCTG GAATACATCAAAGCCAGGACTGGTTTAATTCGTTGGGTCGGATTATCTCGCCAGAAGTCCAATGAGGTctggaagtgggaggatggctcggTTCTCTCAGAAAATAT GTTTGAGCTTTTGGAAGACGGAAAAGGAAATATGAATTGTGCTTATTTTCATAATGGGAAAATGCACCCTACCTTCTGTGAGAACAAACATTATTTAATGTGTGAGAGGAAGGCTGGCATGACCAAGGTTGACCAACTACCTTAA